In a single window of the Nocardioides massiliensis genome:
- a CDS encoding tape measure protein, whose product MADAAKAAEDVAKAGVGTEQQHRRIQQTAAASAAKQRQAWTTVGTSLAAYGVGVTALAGSILKTGIAYNQLRQQSTAALTTILGSASAAADQMDRLDDFARNSPFARQTFIAAQQQMLAFGIEASKVVPYLDAIQNAVAAAGGSNAEIEGIVATMSKIQSSAKITAQDLNEFGNRGVNAADLIGSQMDMTGAQIREAITDGSLDAQMALDALAAGMSERFDGAADNVKTTFAGAIDRVKAAWRDFASELATPLVDPTGGGYLVDLANHAADAMRAYQGLSPETKNLAAATVGLSGAAALAGGAFLLVFPRVMSTYAAMQSLRESMPRLGGAIDGVTRSVVGLSTAFLAAKAAGTFLDRHQIASVTQFGAALASLEVDADGARKKLDELATAPVMDSWLDQINSLGGLLDTGSTAITDNINGVADAISALDLGPLDKVGNWFAGLTRETRADVGADVIKNIDAALADLVNRGNLDAAAAGAEYFADEAAKAGKSTKEAADMLPAYGDALAALELSGEGAADAVSGYTKEAAAAAAASEKQAEAINEAVEAMRNKRTAALAAIDAEIGYHAAIDDARKSLKENGRTLDLTTEKGRANMSALTSLASSWNNLSDRQKNASGAAREARRQFVEMATEMGMGEEKAKRLANRLLEIKPRRVRVDVETAAAEAGIERVRNALSALRSDLSGLGSLNPLRGVQVPRMNPVRDQARGSVLDFYANGGMRESHVAQIAPAGAYRVWAEEETGGEAYIPLAAAKRDRSLDIWAETGRRLGVEGFAAGGIRGARPTLDQRREILRLQQSINELTKSINATGKDALKPGDLAAATLDRLIARRDLRQARRAPLLEPLIERRDALRDRRADLRGGIGDLRSLRADMLRPDGIVGDTQKALQDFRRSIVDAGGTWTKRAQKMASDMMANARAIEANEKAIDAETQRRDALADSLAEHQQSLDAVRQAMDQLSSQVASNFLSNPFNASISPVVAGGGAAGPSAELLAAQDALSSAKGRYHFALGDSSLGEIARARAASSALAEMDQYQSQVDSLSRDLGGVGSAADQAITGLAAFDQILAENTAAARQFSETLTALAAAGLDGPLYEMLAREGDLGLALELLATGPAGIDARERAWAEREQMVAGLGAQVANEVHGAHFAEQLAAYEREAALLTAQDAKLATLVSQGAANDARRDALIQTQTDILANQMQGIQDQIAFLGRQQQQTNQKIAATKRGRAG is encoded by the coding sequence ATGGCTGACGCTGCGAAGGCAGCCGAGGACGTCGCCAAGGCCGGTGTGGGCACCGAGCAGCAACATCGCAGGATCCAGCAGACCGCTGCCGCGTCTGCCGCGAAGCAGAGGCAAGCGTGGACGACCGTCGGCACCTCGCTGGCCGCCTACGGCGTCGGTGTCACGGCGCTCGCCGGATCCATTCTCAAGACCGGTATCGCCTACAACCAGCTTCGCCAGCAGTCCACGGCGGCATTGACCACCATCCTGGGAAGCGCCTCGGCTGCCGCGGATCAGATGGATCGGCTCGACGACTTCGCCCGCAACTCGCCGTTCGCTCGCCAGACCTTCATCGCTGCGCAGCAACAGATGCTGGCGTTCGGGATCGAGGCGTCGAAGGTGGTGCCGTACCTCGACGCGATTCAGAACGCAGTCGCAGCCGCTGGTGGCAGCAACGCTGAGATCGAGGGCATCGTCGCCACGATGAGCAAGATCCAGTCCTCGGCGAAGATCACCGCGCAGGACTTGAACGAGTTCGGCAACCGGGGCGTCAACGCTGCGGACCTCATCGGTTCGCAGATGGATATGACCGGTGCTCAGATTCGTGAGGCGATCACTGACGGATCTCTGGATGCGCAGATGGCTCTCGACGCTCTGGCTGCCGGCATGTCGGAGCGGTTCGACGGCGCGGCCGACAACGTCAAGACGACCTTCGCCGGAGCGATCGACCGGGTCAAGGCCGCCTGGCGCGACTTCGCCTCCGAGCTCGCCACGCCACTGGTCGACCCGACCGGAGGCGGCTACCTCGTCGACCTCGCCAACCATGCCGCGGACGCGATGCGGGCCTATCAGGGACTCTCGCCCGAGACGAAGAACCTCGCCGCCGCGACCGTCGGACTCAGTGGCGCGGCTGCGCTTGCCGGCGGTGCGTTCCTACTGGTGTTCCCGCGCGTGATGTCCACCTACGCGGCGATGCAGTCGCTGCGCGAGAGCATGCCCCGTCTGGGCGGTGCCATCGACGGGGTCACCCGCTCCGTGGTCGGCCTGTCGACGGCATTTCTCGCTGCGAAGGCCGCAGGCACCTTCCTCGACCGACACCAAATCGCCTCGGTCACGCAGTTCGGTGCAGCACTCGCCAGCCTCGAGGTCGACGCGGACGGTGCACGCAAGAAGCTCGACGAGCTTGCCACCGCCCCGGTCATGGACTCCTGGCTGGATCAGATCAACAGCCTCGGCGGACTGCTCGACACCGGCTCCACAGCGATCACCGACAACATCAACGGCGTGGCCGATGCGATCAGCGCCCTCGACCTGGGACCGCTCGACAAGGTCGGGAACTGGTTCGCCGGCCTGACCCGCGAGACCCGCGCCGACGTCGGTGCCGATGTCATCAAGAACATCGACGCAGCCCTCGCCGACCTGGTCAACCGCGGCAACCTCGACGCTGCAGCAGCCGGCGCGGAGTACTTCGCCGACGAGGCCGCCAAGGCAGGCAAGTCGACCAAGGAAGCCGCCGACATGCTCCCGGCATACGGTGACGCGCTCGCCGCCCTCGAGCTGTCCGGCGAAGGCGCAGCGGATGCGGTTAGCGGCTACACCAAGGAGGCCGCAGCGGCGGCCGCTGCAAGCGAGAAGCAGGCTGAGGCGATCAACGAAGCCGTGGAGGCGATGCGCAACAAGCGCACCGCAGCACTCGCGGCCATCGACGCCGAGATCGGCTACCACGCGGCCATTGACGACGCGCGCAAGTCGCTCAAGGAGAACGGGCGCACCCTCGACCTGACCACGGAGAAGGGGCGCGCCAACATGTCGGCGCTAACCAGTCTCGCGTCTTCGTGGAACAACCTCTCGGACCGTCAGAAGAACGCCAGTGGAGCGGCCCGCGAAGCTCGTCGGCAGTTCGTCGAGATGGCCACCGAGATGGGCATGGGCGAGGAGAAGGCCAAGCGGCTGGCCAACCGGCTCCTCGAGATCAAGCCGCGACGTGTCCGCGTCGACGTCGAGACCGCAGCCGCAGAGGCGGGCATCGAGCGTGTCCGGAACGCCCTCAGCGCGTTGCGCAGTGACCTGAGCGGTCTCGGGTCTCTCAACCCGCTTCGTGGCGTGCAGGTCCCTCGCATGAACCCTGTCCGCGACCAGGCTCGCGGCTCCGTCCTCGACTTCTACGCCAACGGCGGCATGCGCGAGAGCCACGTCGCGCAGATCGCCCCGGCTGGTGCCTACCGCGTCTGGGCCGAGGAGGAGACCGGCGGCGAGGCGTACATCCCGTTGGCAGCCGCGAAGCGCGACCGCTCCCTGGACATCTGGGCCGAGACGGGACGCCGGCTGGGCGTCGAGGGCTTCGCTGCCGGCGGCATCCGCGGCGCTCGCCCCACCCTCGACCAGCGCCGCGAGATCCTGCGCTTGCAGCAGTCGATCAACGAGCTGACCAAGAGCATCAACGCGACCGGCAAGGACGCCTTGAAGCCGGGCGACCTCGCAGCGGCAACCCTGGACCGCCTGATCGCCCGCCGTGACCTGCGTCAGGCGCGCCGTGCCCCGTTGCTGGAGCCGCTGATCGAGCGCCGTGACGCGCTGCGCGACCGGCGCGCGGACCTCCGTGGCGGCATCGGCGACCTGCGCTCCCTGCGGGCGGACATGCTGCGCCCGGACGGCATCGTCGGCGACACGCAGAAGGCCCTGCAGGACTTCCGCCGCTCCATCGTGGACGCGGGCGGCACGTGGACGAAGCGTGCGCAGAAGATGGCGTCGGACATGATGGCGAACGCTCGCGCGATCGAGGCGAACGAGAAGGCCATCGACGCGGAGACGCAGCGCCGGGACGCGCTCGCCGACTCTCTCGCCGAGCACCAGCAGTCGCTCGACGCGGTGCGGCAGGCGATGGATCAGTTGTCGTCGCAGGTCGCCAGCAACTTCCTGTCGAACCCGTTCAACGCCTCGATCTCCCCGGTCGTCGCGGGCGGCGGTGCAGCGGGTCCGTCGGCTGAGCTGCTGGCCGCCCAGGACGCGTTGTCGTCGGCGAAGGGCCGCTACCACTTCGCGCTGGGTGACTCCTCGCTCGGCGAGATCGCTCGTGCTCGCGCGGCGTCGTCGGCGCTGGCGGAGATGGACCAGTACCAGTCGCAGGTCGACTCCCTGTCGCGCGACCTCGGCGGCGTCGGGTCGGCTGCGGACCAGGCGATCACTGGCCTTGCGGCGTTCGACCAGATCCTTGCTGAGAACACGGCGGCGGCTCGGCAGTTCTCGGAGACATTGACGGCGCTCGCTGCGGCGGGGCTTGACGGGCCGCTGTACGAGATGTTGGCGCGGGAGGGCGACCTGGGTCTCGCGCTCGAACTGCTCGCCACGGGTCCGGCCGGCATCGACGCCCGAGAGCGTGCCTGGGCTGAGCGCGAGCAGATGGTCGCCGGCCTGGGAGCGCAGGTCGCCAACGAGGTCCACGGCGCCCACTTCGCTGAGCAGTTGGCGGCCTACGAGCGTGAGGCGGCGCTGCTGACGGCACAGGACGCGAAGCTCGCGACGTTGGTGTCACAGGGTGCCGCGAACGATGCCCGGCGGGACGCGCTGATCCAGACGCAGACCGACATCCTCGCCAACCAGATGCAGGGCATCCAGGACCAGATCGCCTTCCTTGGTCGCCAGCAGCAGCAGACGAACCAGAAGATCGCGGCCACCAAGAGGGGGCGTGCAGGATGA
- a CDS encoding tyrosine-type recombinase/integrase, whose translation MDELHDYANWMLGQRLAPRTIEQRVEFADWRLREWRTWDLPGHVIAGWLSQHDGWTAVTYYGHLRSVYAWLLEAGHITKSPMDPIRRPKPPPPRPKPLTPSEVVAVLDGASGHLRSWMLLALLAGLRVHEIAKLRGQDIDETEIYVIGKGGKPEVLPTHPDLWELAQTYPRHGLWFPSPVRRGEPYTADHISGQVADRFRSVGIARGSIHRLRATYGTNLLRNGANLRVVQTLMRHSSLATTEHYLGVDEVERTEAIRRLSA comes from the coding sequence ATGGACGAGCTCCATGACTACGCCAACTGGATGCTTGGCCAACGTCTGGCCCCGCGCACGATCGAGCAGCGGGTCGAGTTCGCCGATTGGCGACTGCGGGAGTGGCGAACCTGGGATCTGCCTGGGCATGTGATCGCCGGCTGGCTGAGCCAGCACGACGGCTGGACGGCCGTCACCTACTACGGGCACCTGAGGTCGGTATATGCCTGGCTTCTCGAGGCCGGCCACATCACCAAGTCCCCGATGGATCCGATCCGGCGACCGAAGCCGCCACCACCTCGCCCGAAGCCGCTCACGCCGAGTGAGGTCGTCGCGGTGCTCGACGGTGCGTCCGGACACCTGCGCTCATGGATGCTGCTAGCGCTCCTCGCGGGCCTGCGCGTGCATGAGATCGCCAAGCTGCGCGGCCAGGACATCGACGAGACCGAGATCTACGTGATCGGCAAGGGCGGCAAGCCCGAGGTGCTGCCCACGCACCCCGACCTGTGGGAGCTCGCGCAGACCTACCCGCGGCACGGCCTCTGGTTCCCCTCGCCGGTGCGGCGCGGCGAGCCCTACACGGCCGACCACATCTCTGGCCAGGTCGCCGACCGCTTCCGGTCGGTCGGCATCGCGCGCGGCTCGATCCACCGACTGCGCGCCACCTACGGCACCAACCTCCTGCGCAACGGGGCGAACCTGCGCGTGGTGCAGACGCTCATGCGGCACTCGTCGCTCGCGACCACTGAGCACTACCTCGGCGTGGATGAGGTCGAGCGCACCGAGGCGATCAGGAGGCTGAGCGCGTGA
- a CDS encoding TIGR02611 family protein, protein MSSEDSTSDAAVVARPGDLSPAQHSERAETVEPVEAVERLSRRGRLHARMHANPALALATKIGVTIVGTVVVLAGVVMMVTPGPGMVGIAVGLAILSTEYHWAERWLRAARRKLVEAKEQAEQMDPVVRRRRIMLVGLVLVAVAAAGAWYVWTYDWPRLAVDSWAWLQGIAGWIPDLPGM, encoded by the coding sequence ATGAGCAGCGAGGACTCGACGAGCGACGCAGCCGTGGTCGCGCGGCCGGGCGACCTGTCACCGGCTCAGCACAGCGAGCGGGCCGAGACGGTGGAGCCGGTCGAGGCCGTCGAGCGACTGAGTCGCCGCGGCCGCCTCCACGCCCGGATGCACGCCAACCCGGCGCTCGCGCTGGCCACCAAGATCGGCGTGACCATCGTCGGGACCGTGGTCGTCCTCGCCGGCGTCGTGATGATGGTGACGCCGGGGCCGGGAATGGTCGGCATCGCCGTGGGGCTGGCGATCCTGTCGACCGAGTACCACTGGGCGGAGCGCTGGCTGCGCGCGGCTCGCCGCAAGCTGGTCGAGGCAAAGGAGCAGGCCGAGCAGATGGACCCCGTCGTACGCCGGCGGCGGATCATGCTGGTCGGCCTCGTCCTGGTCGCCGTCGCGGCGGCCGGCGCCTGGTACGTCTGGACCTACGACTGGCCGCGGCTCGCGGTCGACAGCTGGGCCTGGTTGCAGGGCATCGCCGGGTGGATCCCGGACCTTCCGGGCATGTGA
- a CDS encoding SsgA family sporulation/cell division regulator: MPLKAPAVRQQTSLELIDPSGGFAPIAAALGYDPQRDPYAVTAGFAVGDSPVVWTFARDLLVNGLAEPTGDGDVHVWPAVDDAGVPVVALELNSPDGSALLQVRTSEVKRFLSRSLRSVPQGRESDHLDLDALVGRLLETD; encoded by the coding sequence ATGCCACTCAAGGCCCCAGCCGTTCGCCAGCAGACCTCGTTGGAACTGATCGACCCTTCGGGTGGCTTCGCGCCCATCGCGGCCGCCCTCGGGTACGACCCGCAGCGCGACCCCTACGCCGTCACGGCCGGCTTCGCCGTGGGCGACTCCCCCGTCGTCTGGACGTTCGCCCGCGACCTCCTCGTCAACGGGCTCGCGGAACCGACCGGTGACGGCGACGTGCACGTGTGGCCGGCGGTCGACGACGCCGGCGTCCCCGTCGTCGCGCTCGAGCTCAACTCCCCCGACGGCTCCGCACTGCTGCAGGTGCGCACCTCGGAGGTCAAGCGATTCCTGAGCCGCAGCCTGCGTTCGGTCCCCCAGGGCCGCGAGAGCGATCACCTCGACCTCGACGCGCTCGTCGGACGCCTGCTCGAGACCGACTGA
- a CDS encoding DUF6907 domain-containing protein, giving the protein MTTTTVSLDLTCPDWCTISAEDHVSALWDTEANLIHHSADQPVGAFDVSWTTVTRPDGRPSEAPTVFLDGQDITPAQARELAAALIRGAEAIEQSLAAPIGAE; this is encoded by the coding sequence ATGACGACCACGACCGTCTCTCTGGATCTGACCTGCCCTGACTGGTGCACCATCTCCGCCGAAGACCACGTCAGCGCGCTGTGGGACACCGAGGCCAACCTCATCCACCACAGCGCCGACCAGCCCGTGGGCGCGTTCGACGTGTCCTGGACGACGGTGACGAGGCCGGACGGCCGGCCCAGCGAGGCTCCGACGGTCTTCCTTGACGGCCAAGACATCACCCCGGCGCAGGCACGCGAGCTAGCAGCCGCGTTGATCCGTGGCGCAGAAGCCATTGAGCAGAGTCTCGCTGCGCCGATTGGCGCGGAGTAG
- a CDS encoding GTP pyrophosphokinase produces MGSDAGAANLLDNDAGPTTVEDASSTAMPSLDDLVQLRAEFSRFMLQYQFGIEEVKTKIEILRLEFIHLHAHNPIEHVAARLKSSESLIAKVSRKGLDPSFEAISASITDIAGLRIVCSFVSDVYRVAEMLSRQSDITVLETKDYISAPKPNGYRSLHLLVQVPVFLSDETLAVTVELQLRTVAMDFWASLEHKIHYKYDHHLPTEVRKDLEASARTAAELDTIMEHLHQQVHGDGESAPPRRGSAIPTDAVLAQFLRIRAARSGPPSP; encoded by the coding sequence ATGGGATCAGACGCAGGTGCGGCAAATCTCCTCGACAACGACGCGGGTCCAACGACGGTGGAGGACGCATCTTCGACCGCAATGCCGTCTCTCGATGATCTCGTCCAACTCCGCGCCGAGTTCTCCCGCTTCATGCTCCAGTACCAGTTCGGCATCGAAGAGGTGAAGACCAAGATCGAGATCTTGCGGCTGGAGTTCATCCATCTGCACGCCCACAACCCGATCGAGCATGTCGCGGCGCGACTGAAGTCGTCGGAGTCCCTGATCGCCAAGGTCTCGCGCAAGGGGCTCGACCCGTCGTTCGAAGCGATCAGTGCGTCCATCACGGACATCGCCGGTCTTCGCATCGTGTGCAGCTTCGTCTCCGACGTCTATCGCGTCGCGGAGATGCTCAGCCGCCAGTCCGACATCACCGTCCTGGAGACCAAGGACTACATCAGCGCGCCGAAGCCGAACGGATATCGAAGCCTGCACCTCCTGGTGCAGGTCCCGGTGTTCCTCTCGGACGAGACCCTCGCCGTGACCGTCGAGCTACAGCTTCGAACCGTCGCGATGGACTTCTGGGCGAGTCTCGAACACAAGATCCACTACAAGTACGACCATCACCTGCCAACGGAAGTGCGCAAGGACCTGGAGGCATCGGCACGAACGGCGGCCGAGCTCGACACGATCATGGAGCACCTGCATCAACAGGTGCATGGGGACGGGGAATCTGCTCCCCCACGTCGGGGCTCCGCCATACCCACCGACGCCGTGCTCGCGCAGTTCCTCCGCATCCGCGCAGCGCGATCAGGTCCACCCTCCCCCTGA
- a CDS encoding aminotransferase class IV: protein MRAWVNGQLLVDAREPAVAITDHGFTVGDGVFEAVKVVEGRPFALTRHLDRLAYSAQGMGLPPVDLDAVRGGVDAVLATDAPALGRLRITYTGGPAPMGSGRGDEPPTLVVAVSEMPGPAPSVAVVTVPWPRNERGPLAGLKTTSYGENVVALAYAAERDASEALFGNLAGNICEGTGTNVFYAIDGELRTPTLESGCLAGVTRALLLEWLQDAGTAVRVEDAPLAVLADAEEVFVVSTTRDVQPVHRLDDRTWDVPGPLTRRAQQVWRERETVQIDP from the coding sequence ATGCGGGCATGGGTGAACGGACAGCTCCTGGTCGATGCGCGTGAGCCGGCGGTGGCGATCACCGACCACGGGTTCACCGTGGGCGACGGAGTGTTCGAGGCGGTGAAGGTCGTCGAGGGCCGGCCGTTCGCGCTCACGCGACACCTCGACCGTCTCGCGTACTCCGCGCAGGGGATGGGTCTGCCGCCCGTCGACCTGGACGCCGTACGCGGCGGGGTGGACGCCGTGCTCGCGACGGACGCGCCGGCGCTCGGCCGGCTGCGCATCACCTACACCGGAGGACCGGCGCCGATGGGGTCTGGGCGCGGGGACGAGCCGCCCACCCTCGTCGTGGCCGTCTCCGAGATGCCCGGGCCGGCGCCGAGCGTCGCGGTCGTCACCGTGCCCTGGCCACGCAACGAGCGGGGACCGTTGGCGGGGCTGAAGACCACGTCGTACGGCGAGAACGTCGTCGCGCTGGCCTACGCCGCCGAACGCGACGCGAGCGAGGCGCTGTTCGGCAACCTCGCCGGCAACATCTGCGAGGGCACGGGCACCAACGTGTTCTATGCCATCGACGGGGAGCTGCGTACGCCGACGCTGGAGTCCGGCTGTCTTGCCGGCGTCACGCGGGCCCTGCTGCTCGAGTGGTTGCAGGACGCGGGCACCGCGGTGCGCGTCGAAGACGCGCCGCTCGCGGTCCTTGCGGACGCGGAGGAGGTGTTCGTCGTCTCGACCACGCGTGACGTGCAGCCGGTGCACCGCCTGGACGATCGGACCTGGGACGTGCCGGGGCCGCTGACTCGTCGGGCTCAGCAGGTGTGGCGCGAGCGGGAGACCGTGCAGATCGACCCGTGA